One segment of Takifugu rubripes chromosome 5, fTakRub1.2, whole genome shotgun sequence DNA contains the following:
- the LOC101073735 gene encoding histone acetyltransferase KAT7-like isoform X1, producing MERCFLPTMGSFLYYPLRTAGSSSDGTEDSDFSTDLEHTEAPKGSCTRSSSRLTRASLRLSQNSQDSCNPVRSSSPAAVGAEEAHDTVAEASTAVAESSFSSERMVTRSQQWAANNKAKKYSLRQSRSSGSDTEANDAKQRPDQDDTPPRTPTGNTLSSESDMEVCSPSNEVVSSSNNPIVSQEEDERLAKELSLKEAAAHDLSHRPKRRRFHESYNFNMKCPTPGCNSLGHLTGRHERHFSISGCPLYHNLSVDECKGKNTTRDKPAEERTLTHRQDENRHSTRSQAPSDRQLRYKEKVTEIRRKRNSNLNKEQKDKCMDHLQNHGVSREPLLENITSDYDLELFRKAQARASDDLEKLRLAGQVSEGSNMIKTIVFGRYELDTWYHSPYPEEYARLGRLYMCEFCLKYMKSQTILRRHTAKCVWKHPPGDEIYRKGNISVFEVDGKKNKIYCQNLCLLAKLFLDHKTLYYDVEPFLFYVMTEADNTGCHLVGYFSKEKNSFLNYNVSCILTMPQYMRQGYGKMLIDFSYLLSKVEEKVGSPERPLSDLGLISYRSYWKEVLLRYLCNFQGKDISIKEISQETAVNPVDIVSTLQSLQMLKYWKGKHLILKRQDLIDDWKAKETKRGHGKTIDPTALKWTPPKGT from the exons ATGGAGCGATGTTTTTTGCCCACCATGGGATCTTTTCTGTATTATCCActg AGGACCGCTGGCAGCAGCTCAGATGGGACAGAGGACTCTGACTTCTCAACCGATCTTGAGCACACTGAGGCACCCAAGGGTTCGTGCACGCGCAGCAGTTCACGCCTAACTCGAGCATCTCTTCGTCTCAGCCAGAATTCTCAag aTAGTTGCAACCCAGTAAGGAGCAgttctccagcagctgtgggggcTGAAGAGGCCCACGACACCGTGGCAGAGGCATCAACAGCAGTTGCTGAGTCCAGCTTCTCATCGGAGCGCATGGTGACACGCAGCCAGCAGTGGGCAGCAAACAACAAAGCCAAAAAATACTCACTGCGCCAGAGCAGGTCTTCAGGCTCCGACACAGAGGCTAATG ACGCAAAACAAAGACCAGACCAAGATGATACTCCTCCTCGCACTCCAACTGGCAACACTCTTTCATCGGAGTCAGACATGGAGGTTTGCAGCCCTAGCAACGAAGTCGTGTCATCTAGCAACAATCCCATAGTTTCACAAGAGGAGGATGAAAGATTGGCCAAAGAGCTGTCACTGAAAGAGGCCGCGGCTCATGACCTTTCCCACCGGCCGAAACGACGACGCTTCCACGAGAGTTACAACTTCAACATGAAGTGTCCCACACCTGGATGCAACTCCCTGG GACATCTAACTGGGAGACATGAGAGGCATTTCTCCATATCTGGGTGTCCTCTTTACCACAATCTTTCTGTTGACGAATGCAAG GGCAAAAACACAACACGTGACAAACCGGCTGAGGAAAGAACACTGACACACCGCCAGGATGAGAACAGACACTCCACAAGGAGCCAG GCTCCTTCAGATCGTCAGCTGCGCTACAAGGAGAAGGTGACAGAgataaggaggaagaggaactcTAACCTCAACAAGGAACAGAAGGATAAGTGCATG GATCATCTCCAAAACCATGGCGTTAGCAGGGAGCCGCTGTTGGAGAACATCACCAGTGATTACGACCTAGAACTGTTCAGGAAAGCGCAGGCACGTGCCTCGGATGACCTT GAAAAGCTTCGGCTGGCTGGTCAGGTGTCAGAAGGCAGCAACATGATTAAAACCATTGTGTTTGGGCGATACGAGTTGGATACCTGGTACCACTCGCCCTACCCAGAGGAGTATGCCCGCCTAGGGAGGCTTTACATGTGCGAGTTCTGTCTAAAGTACATGAAGAGCCAAACTATCCTGCGAAGACACACG GCAAAGTGTGTGTGGAAGCACCCTCCAGGTGATGAGATCTACAGGAAAGGGAACATCTCTGTCTTTGAGGTGGATGGAAAAAAGAACAAG ATTTACTGTCAGAACTTGTGTCTGCTGGCCAAACTCTTCCTGGATCACAAGACTCTGTATTACGATGTTGAGCCTTTTCTCTTCTATGTCATGACTGAAGCCGACAACACAGGGTGTCATCTAGTTGGATATTTCTCCAAG gagaagaatTCCTTCCTAAACTACAACGTGTCCTGCATCCTCACCATGCCCCAGTACATGAGGCAAGGCTATGGGAAAATGCTAATCGACTTTA GTTACCTGCTGTCCAAGGTGGAAGAGAAAGTGGGCTCACCCGAGCGCCCGCTGTCTGATCTGGGCTTAATCAGCTACCGGAGTTATTGGAAGGAGGTGCTGTTGCGCTACCTGTGTAACTTTCAGGGGAAAGACATTTCAATCAAAG AGATCAGCCAGGAGACGGCAGTTAATCCAGTGGATATCGTCAGCACCCTGCAGTCGCTGCAGATGCTCAAGTACTGGAAGGGAAAACACCTGATTTTAAAGAGACAG GACCTTATTGATGACTGGAAGGCCAAGGAGACCAAGCGGGGTCATGGCAAGACCATCGATCCTACAGCCTTAAAATGGACACCACCTAAAGGGACGTAG
- the LOC101073735 gene encoding histone acetyltransferase KAT7-like isoform X2 — MKMPRRKRTAGSSSDGTEDSDFSTDLEHTEAPKGSCTRSSSRLTRASLRLSQNSQDSCNPVRSSSPAAVGAEEAHDTVAEASTAVAESSFSSERMVTRSQQWAANNKAKKYSLRQSRSSGSDTEANDAKQRPDQDDTPPRTPTGNTLSSESDMEVCSPSNEVVSSSNNPIVSQEEDERLAKELSLKEAAAHDLSHRPKRRRFHESYNFNMKCPTPGCNSLGHLTGRHERHFSISGCPLYHNLSVDECKGKNTTRDKPAEERTLTHRQDENRHSTRSQAPSDRQLRYKEKVTEIRRKRNSNLNKEQKDKCMDHLQNHGVSREPLLENITSDYDLELFRKAQARASDDLEKLRLAGQVSEGSNMIKTIVFGRYELDTWYHSPYPEEYARLGRLYMCEFCLKYMKSQTILRRHTAKCVWKHPPGDEIYRKGNISVFEVDGKKNKIYCQNLCLLAKLFLDHKTLYYDVEPFLFYVMTEADNTGCHLVGYFSKEKNSFLNYNVSCILTMPQYMRQGYGKMLIDFSYLLSKVEEKVGSPERPLSDLGLISYRSYWKEVLLRYLCNFQGKDISIKEISQETAVNPVDIVSTLQSLQMLKYWKGKHLILKRQDLIDDWKAKETKRGHGKTIDPTALKWTPPKGT; from the exons AGGACCGCTGGCAGCAGCTCAGATGGGACAGAGGACTCTGACTTCTCAACCGATCTTGAGCACACTGAGGCACCCAAGGGTTCGTGCACGCGCAGCAGTTCACGCCTAACTCGAGCATCTCTTCGTCTCAGCCAGAATTCTCAag aTAGTTGCAACCCAGTAAGGAGCAgttctccagcagctgtgggggcTGAAGAGGCCCACGACACCGTGGCAGAGGCATCAACAGCAGTTGCTGAGTCCAGCTTCTCATCGGAGCGCATGGTGACACGCAGCCAGCAGTGGGCAGCAAACAACAAAGCCAAAAAATACTCACTGCGCCAGAGCAGGTCTTCAGGCTCCGACACAGAGGCTAATG ACGCAAAACAAAGACCAGACCAAGATGATACTCCTCCTCGCACTCCAACTGGCAACACTCTTTCATCGGAGTCAGACATGGAGGTTTGCAGCCCTAGCAACGAAGTCGTGTCATCTAGCAACAATCCCATAGTTTCACAAGAGGAGGATGAAAGATTGGCCAAAGAGCTGTCACTGAAAGAGGCCGCGGCTCATGACCTTTCCCACCGGCCGAAACGACGACGCTTCCACGAGAGTTACAACTTCAACATGAAGTGTCCCACACCTGGATGCAACTCCCTGG GACATCTAACTGGGAGACATGAGAGGCATTTCTCCATATCTGGGTGTCCTCTTTACCACAATCTTTCTGTTGACGAATGCAAG GGCAAAAACACAACACGTGACAAACCGGCTGAGGAAAGAACACTGACACACCGCCAGGATGAGAACAGACACTCCACAAGGAGCCAG GCTCCTTCAGATCGTCAGCTGCGCTACAAGGAGAAGGTGACAGAgataaggaggaagaggaactcTAACCTCAACAAGGAACAGAAGGATAAGTGCATG GATCATCTCCAAAACCATGGCGTTAGCAGGGAGCCGCTGTTGGAGAACATCACCAGTGATTACGACCTAGAACTGTTCAGGAAAGCGCAGGCACGTGCCTCGGATGACCTT GAAAAGCTTCGGCTGGCTGGTCAGGTGTCAGAAGGCAGCAACATGATTAAAACCATTGTGTTTGGGCGATACGAGTTGGATACCTGGTACCACTCGCCCTACCCAGAGGAGTATGCCCGCCTAGGGAGGCTTTACATGTGCGAGTTCTGTCTAAAGTACATGAAGAGCCAAACTATCCTGCGAAGACACACG GCAAAGTGTGTGTGGAAGCACCCTCCAGGTGATGAGATCTACAGGAAAGGGAACATCTCTGTCTTTGAGGTGGATGGAAAAAAGAACAAG ATTTACTGTCAGAACTTGTGTCTGCTGGCCAAACTCTTCCTGGATCACAAGACTCTGTATTACGATGTTGAGCCTTTTCTCTTCTATGTCATGACTGAAGCCGACAACACAGGGTGTCATCTAGTTGGATATTTCTCCAAG gagaagaatTCCTTCCTAAACTACAACGTGTCCTGCATCCTCACCATGCCCCAGTACATGAGGCAAGGCTATGGGAAAATGCTAATCGACTTTA GTTACCTGCTGTCCAAGGTGGAAGAGAAAGTGGGCTCACCCGAGCGCCCGCTGTCTGATCTGGGCTTAATCAGCTACCGGAGTTATTGGAAGGAGGTGCTGTTGCGCTACCTGTGTAACTTTCAGGGGAAAGACATTTCAATCAAAG AGATCAGCCAGGAGACGGCAGTTAATCCAGTGGATATCGTCAGCACCCTGCAGTCGCTGCAGATGCTCAAGTACTGGAAGGGAAAACACCTGATTTTAAAGAGACAG GACCTTATTGATGACTGGAAGGCCAAGGAGACCAAGCGGGGTCATGGCAAGACCATCGATCCTACAGCCTTAAAATGGACACCACCTAAAGGGACGTAG